The Malus sylvestris chromosome 12, drMalSylv7.2, whole genome shotgun sequence genome contains a region encoding:
- the LOC126592921 gene encoding uncharacterized protein LOC126592921: MAYSYFSTFMSGLTSDLHADFVLWFTSILDLWPVWEPGDALTTAIKLMLSSKFQENHFKVHPHFLVPQLHPINPAIHSTCLQPQRLATRIGIIQHKSRPLHLTVQSQYMRYCSCSNLSTDYVVCMTGIHGFFHDLELCIYDPEPYHISIIGVCPFSATYVIPPLQRLLGLVLITDLMVTLTAFDKHFNSEKSVAGCNATYPVDVIASLFVSNNTFSLSVERDYKTLDSFNANGLLPLHDLIEMASTAFGLNASEMISSVHLEGLLGHA; this comes from the coding sequence ATGGCCTATAGTTATTTCTCCACGTTCATGAGTGGCTTGACAAGTGATCTACATGCTGATTTCGTACTGTGGTTCACTAGTATCCTTGACCTTTGGCCTGTATGGGAACCGGGAGATGCCTTAACTACAGCTATAAAGTTGATGCTCTCTTCTAAGTTCCAAGAGAACCATTTCAAAGTGCACCCTCATTTCTTGGTTCCGCAACTACACCCCATAAATCCTGCAATACATTCTACTTGTCTACAACCACAGCGGCTTGCCACAAGAATAGGAATTATTCAACATAAATCTAGGCCATTGCACTTGACAGTTCAATCTCAGTACATGAGGTACTGTTCTTGTTCCAATCTTTCAACGGATTATGTTGTTTGCATGACTGGAATACATGGTTTCTTTCATGATTTGGAGTTGTGCATTTATGATCCTGAaccatatcatatttctatcaTTGGAGTATGTCCGTTTTCAGCCACCTATGTTATTCCTCCACTTCAGAGACTTCTTGGTCTTGTTCTTATTACTGATCTCATGGTTACACTGACTGCTTTTGACAAGCATTTTAATAGTGAGAAGTCTGTAGCTGGGTGCAATGCTACATATCCTGTTGATGTTATAGCCTCTCTGTTTGTGTCAAATAATACTTTTTCTCTGTCAGTTGAGAGAGACTACAAAACCCTTGACAGTTTCAATGCAAATGGGTTATTGCCTTTACACGATTTAATTGAGATGGCTTCTACTGCCTTTGGCCTCAATGCAAGTGAGATGATTTCTTCTGTACACTTGGAGGGCTTACTTGGTCATGCTTAG